Proteins encoded within one genomic window of Bradyrhizobium sp. AZCC 1719:
- a CDS encoding NAD-dependent succinate-semialdehyde dehydrogenase: MAYSNTQLFINGKWRPSQSGRTIAVLNPATEETIGTVAHADRADLDDALEAAARGFKVWRTVAPFDRCKIMRKAAAIMRERNDEIAPLLTMEQGKTLAEAKIEAMAAADIIEWFAEEAKRAYGRVIPARGPGIYQIAVKEPVGPVAAFSPWNFPINQVVRKLSAALAAGCSIIVKAPEETPASPAQLIKAFADAGVPDGVINLVFGVPSEISEYLIPHPVIRKISFTGSTTVGKQLSALAGLHMKRATMELGGHAPAIVFKDADVTSAAKILAAAKYRNAGQVCISPTRMLVQDDVFREFVDKFVEGAKSMKVGNGLDPDSKMGSLANPRRVTAIEGMVQDAVGKGAKLETGGHRVGNKGYFFEPTVVSDVPKDARAMNEEPFGPLALISRFSTFDEVAEEANRLPFGLASYAFTSSTKTATAIGAAIEAGMVSINSFGLALPEVPFGGVKDSGYGSEGGTEAMEAYFNTKFITQTGV, translated from the coding sequence GTGGCATATTCGAATACCCAACTCTTCATCAACGGCAAATGGCGTCCGAGCCAGTCGGGCAGGACTATCGCCGTGCTCAACCCGGCGACCGAAGAGACGATCGGCACCGTTGCGCACGCCGACCGTGCCGATCTTGACGACGCGCTGGAAGCCGCCGCCAGGGGCTTTAAGGTCTGGCGCACGGTGGCGCCGTTCGACCGCTGCAAGATCATGCGCAAGGCGGCCGCAATCATGCGCGAGCGCAATGACGAGATCGCGCCGCTGTTGACGATGGAGCAGGGCAAGACGCTGGCCGAGGCGAAGATCGAAGCGATGGCGGCGGCCGACATCATCGAGTGGTTCGCCGAGGAAGCCAAGCGCGCTTATGGAAGGGTGATCCCGGCCCGTGGTCCCGGCATTTACCAGATCGCAGTCAAGGAGCCGGTTGGCCCGGTTGCGGCCTTTTCGCCCTGGAATTTCCCAATCAACCAGGTCGTTCGCAAGCTCTCCGCGGCTCTCGCAGCCGGCTGCTCCATTATCGTCAAAGCGCCCGAGGAAACCCCGGCATCTCCGGCGCAACTGATCAAGGCGTTCGCTGACGCGGGCGTGCCCGATGGCGTCATCAACCTGGTCTTCGGCGTGCCGTCAGAGATTTCGGAATATCTCATTCCGCATCCGGTGATCCGCAAGATTTCCTTCACCGGCTCGACCACCGTGGGCAAGCAGCTCTCGGCCTTGGCGGGCCTGCACATGAAGCGCGCCACCATGGAGCTGGGCGGCCACGCGCCGGCCATCGTATTCAAGGACGCGGACGTCACGTCGGCGGCGAAGATTCTGGCGGCAGCAAAGTACCGCAATGCCGGCCAGGTCTGCATCTCGCCGACGCGCATGCTGGTGCAGGACGACGTGTTCCGTGAATTCGTCGACAAGTTCGTCGAAGGTGCCAAGTCGATGAAGGTCGGCAATGGTCTCGATCCCGACTCGAAGATGGGGTCGCTCGCCAATCCGCGCCGCGTCACCGCCATCGAGGGCATGGTGCAGGATGCGGTCGGCAAGGGCGCCAAGCTCGAGACCGGGGGGCACCGCGTCGGCAACAAGGGCTACTTCTTCGAGCCGACGGTCGTCAGCGACGTGCCGAAGGACGCGCGTGCCATGAACGAGGAGCCGTTCGGGCCGCTGGCGCTGATCTCGCGGTTCTCGACCTTCGACGAGGTGGCCGAGGAGGCCAACCGCTTGCCGTTCGGTCTCGCGTCCTACGCCTTCACCAGCTCGACCAAGACGGCGACCGCGATCGGCGCGGCGATCGAAGCCGGCATGGTCTCGATCAACAGTTTTGGTCTGGCCCTGCCCGAAGTGCCGTTCGGCGGCGTCAAGGATTCC
- the ald gene encoding alanine dehydrogenase — protein sequence MRIGVPREIKVEEYRVGLTPASVREYVTRGHEVIVEQGAGIGIGASDDVYRSAGAAIVDTAAEIFATADMVVKVKEPQPTEWRQLRDNQILFTYLHLAPDAAQTKGLLASGCTAIAYETVTDAYGGLPLLAPMSEVAGRLAIEAAGAALRKSADGMGKLIGGVPGVAPSRIAVIGGGVVGTHAARMAAGLGADIAILDRSLPRLRVLDEMFQGRVRTRYATLEAIEEEVIAADVVIGAVLVPGASAPKLVSRAHLARMKRRAVLVDVAIDQGGCFETSRPTTHQAPTYLVDEIVHYCVANMPGAVPVTSSHALNNATLPFGLALAEKGIRALIEDPHLRAGLNVHRGQITNRAVADSQNLPAAAPEMILAA from the coding sequence ATGCGGATCGGTGTGCCCAGGGAAATCAAGGTCGAGGAATATCGCGTCGGTCTGACGCCGGCGTCGGTGCGGGAATATGTGACGCGGGGGCACGAGGTGATCGTCGAGCAGGGTGCGGGGATCGGCATTGGCGCAAGTGATGATGTCTACCGTTCGGCCGGCGCTGCAATCGTGGATACGGCTGCGGAAATTTTCGCGACCGCTGATATGGTGGTCAAGGTCAAGGAGCCGCAGCCGACCGAATGGCGCCAGCTTCGCGACAATCAGATCCTCTTTACCTATTTGCACCTTGCGCCGGACGCGGCGCAGACCAAGGGGCTTCTGGCATCCGGCTGCACGGCGATTGCTTACGAGACGGTGACCGACGCCTATGGAGGGCTTCCTTTGCTTGCGCCGATGAGTGAAGTGGCGGGACGGTTGGCGATCGAGGCGGCGGGCGCTGCCTTGCGGAAATCGGCGGACGGAATGGGCAAGCTGATCGGCGGGGTGCCCGGTGTGGCGCCAAGCAGGATCGCGGTGATCGGCGGCGGCGTGGTCGGCACGCATGCCGCGCGGATGGCCGCAGGGCTCGGCGCCGATATCGCGATCCTGGACCGCTCGCTGCCGCGCCTTCGCGTTCTCGACGAGATGTTCCAGGGACGCGTGCGCACGCGCTATGCAACGCTGGAAGCGATCGAAGAGGAAGTCATTGCGGCCGACGTCGTCATCGGCGCCGTGCTGGTGCCGGGGGCCAGCGCGCCGAAGCTCGTCTCGCGCGCGCATCTCGCCCGTATGAAACGCCGTGCCGTGCTGGTCGATGTCGCAATCGACCAGGGCGGCTGCTTCGAGACGTCGCGGCCGACGACCCATCAGGCGCCGACATATCTAGTCGACGAAATCGTGCACTATTGCGTCGCCAACATGCCGGGCGCGGTGCCGGTGACGTCGAGCCATGCGCTCAACAATGCCACGCTGCCGTTCGGCCTTGCGCTGGCTGAAAAGGGCATCCGCGCGCTGATCGAGGATCCGCATCTGCGCGCCGGACTCAACGTGCACCGCGGACAGATCACCAATCGCGCGGTCGCCGACAGCCAGAATTTGCCTGCAGCGGCGCCCGAAATGATTTTGGCGGCGTGA
- a CDS encoding Lrp/AsnC family transcriptional regulator yields MNELDRIDYRILTELLADARASQIELAEKVGLSPTACARRIRQLEEGGIIRGYRADLEPTALGLVTTVVVTITLEKQSEDYLAAFEAAIARCPDVVSCHLMSGSDDYHLQVIARDIADFERIHKQHLSRMPGVARIHSSFAMREVVRRAIPETALRR; encoded by the coding sequence GTGAATGAACTGGATCGCATTGATTATCGGATTCTGACCGAGCTCCTCGCTGACGCCCGGGCGAGCCAGATCGAGCTCGCTGAAAAGGTCGGACTATCGCCGACAGCCTGCGCGCGCCGCATCCGCCAACTCGAGGAAGGTGGGATTATCAGGGGCTATCGCGCCGATCTCGAGCCGACTGCGCTCGGGCTCGTCACGACCGTCGTCGTCACCATCACGCTGGAAAAACAGAGCGAGGATTACCTGGCCGCGTTCGAAGCGGCGATCGCCCGCTGTCCGGATGTCGTGTCCTGTCATTTGATGTCGGGCAGCGACGATTATCACTTGCAGGTCATCGCACGCGACATCGCGGACTTCGAGCGCATCCACAAGCAACATCTTTCACGGATGCCCGGGGTGGCGCGCATCCACTCGAGCTTTGCGATGCGCGAGGTGGTGCGCAGGGCCATCCCCGAGACGGCATTGCGGCGCTAG